From a region of the Deinococcus metallilatus genome:
- a CDS encoding GGDEF domain-containing protein yields the protein MLQQASRRANRYGKSIIRQAFPVPLTPRAQLQRHGWRAVWLLFLISLLLHLLARDFAALVPHALYALVVLFSMSLDRLRPGWGVGLFFAALPPVALWLAQRHGTGWTLSPDLAGYSAALILPAVALAVRFDFPGVVVFLGYALLLGALNLPFERPQLAGVIWNALLTLVLGWYFAWLLRYADQVVLELHRSAFMDTLTGLPNRRAFDLALDQGWSQERAVLAVVLLDLDRLKMINDTRGHVAGDRLLRQFGQALQAELGPQEVAFRLGGDEYAVLGTAERVQAISTGIRGAITAVQTIGFPEASVSVGTALAAEAESIGALFRLADERLYAEKRGKPERPG from the coding sequence ATGCTCCAGCAAGCGAGCAGGCGCGCAAACAGGTATGGTAAAAGCATCATCCGTCAAGCCTTCCCGGTCCCGCTGACCCCCCGGGCGCAACTTCAGCGTCACGGTTGGCGGGCCGTCTGGCTGCTCTTCCTGATCAGCCTGCTGCTGCACCTGCTCGCGCGGGACTTCGCGGCCCTGGTGCCGCACGCCCTGTATGCCCTGGTCGTCCTGTTCAGCATGAGCCTGGACCGCCTGCGGCCCGGCTGGGGCGTGGGGCTCTTCTTCGCGGCCCTCCCTCCGGTCGCGCTCTGGCTGGCCCAGCGGCACGGCACAGGCTGGACCCTCTCGCCGGACCTGGCGGGCTACAGCGCCGCCCTGATTCTGCCCGCCGTGGCACTCGCGGTGCGGTTCGACTTCCCGGGCGTGGTGGTCTTTCTGGGATATGCCCTGCTGCTGGGTGCCCTGAACCTCCCCTTCGAGCGTCCCCAGCTCGCGGGCGTTATCTGGAATGCCCTGCTGACCCTGGTGCTGGGCTGGTACTTCGCCTGGCTCCTGCGGTACGCCGACCAGGTCGTGCTCGAACTGCACCGCTCGGCGTTCATGGACACGCTCACCGGGCTGCCCAACCGCCGGGCCTTCGACCTGGCGCTCGATCAGGGCTGGAGCCAGGAACGGGCGGTGCTGGCCGTGGTGCTGCTGGACCTGGACCGGCTGAAGATGATCAACGACACGCGCGGCCACGTCGCGGGGGACCGCCTGCTCAGACAGTTCGGTCAGGCCCTTCAGGCGGAGCTGGGGCCACAGGAGGTCGCCTTCCGGCTGGGCGGGGACGAATACGCCGTCCTGGGGACCGCCGAGCGCGTGCAGGCCATCTCCACCGGAATCAGGGGGGCGATCACGGCGGTGCAGACGATAGGCTTCCCGGAAGCCAGCGTCAGCGTCGGCACGGCCCTGGCCGCCGAGGCGGAGAGCATCGGCGCGCTGTTCCGCCTGGCCGACGAACGGCTGTATGCCGAGAAGCGCGGCAAACCCGAGCGGCCCGGCTGA
- a CDS encoding cytochrome P450, translated as MTTPRVPAPTAPGPRGAPLVGNASDLKRDLYGALRRDFGRYGDIVRYRLGPRTVHLLSHPDLAQQVLVNHAAQHPKIPAGNGLGLLLGQGLVTNDDHSSWLSQRRMMQPVFHRQRIAGMADEMARAGSRMLERWRVRYRPGDTVDVADEMMRVTLDIINRTMFGADLGLEAARIGPAIEEGTRFVNARSQSAVRLPMNWPLPAQRRFRAAKGMLDGVVARIIRERRAAGRGRGDLLDMLMEAQDADTGERMTDRQLHDEVITIFGAGHETTANALSWAWFLLARHPRVLARLQAEVDTVLGDREPGLEDLARLPYAGQVFQETLRLYPPAPVVSPRLVLQDTVLGGYAIPAGSSLLISIANIHRHPDFWENPGDFDPDRWAPGRAAKRHRLAYLPFGAGPRLCIGNNFALMEGPLLLALTARQAEFRLQPGQAVIPEQAVTLRPRGGLPMTFHPRR; from the coding sequence ATGACCACTCCCCGCGTTCCCGCTCCCACTGCCCCCGGGCCCCGGGGTGCGCCCCTGGTCGGCAATGCGTCCGATCTCAAGCGGGACCTCTACGGTGCCCTGCGCCGCGACTTTGGCCGCTACGGCGACATCGTCCGTTACCGGCTCGGGCCGCGCACCGTTCACCTGCTCTCGCATCCCGACCTCGCGCAGCAGGTGCTGGTCAATCACGCCGCCCAGCACCCCAAGATTCCCGCGGGCAATGGCCTCGGCCTGCTGCTGGGGCAGGGCCTGGTGACCAACGACGACCATTCCTCCTGGCTGAGTCAGCGCCGGATGATGCAGCCGGTCTTTCACCGCCAGCGGATCGCCGGAATGGCGGACGAGATGGCCCGGGCCGGGAGCCGGATGCTGGAACGCTGGCGCGTGCGCTACCGCCCGGGCGACACCGTGGACGTGGCCGACGAGATGATGCGCGTGACCCTCGACATCATCAACCGCACGATGTTCGGCGCGGACCTCGGACTGGAAGCGGCCCGCATCGGCCCCGCCATCGAGGAGGGCACCCGCTTCGTCAACGCCCGGTCCCAGAGTGCGGTGCGGCTCCCCATGAACTGGCCCCTCCCCGCGCAACGGCGATTCCGCGCAGCCAAGGGGATGCTCGACGGCGTGGTCGCCCGCATCATCCGTGAGCGGCGCGCGGCCGGGCGGGGGCGCGGCGACCTGCTCGACATGCTCATGGAGGCCCAGGACGCCGATACGGGCGAGCGCATGACCGATCGGCAACTCCACGACGAGGTCATCACCATCTTCGGCGCGGGGCACGAAACCACCGCGAACGCGCTCTCGTGGGCCTGGTTCCTGCTCGCGCGGCATCCCCGGGTTCTCGCGCGCCTTCAGGCCGAAGTGGACACGGTGCTCGGGGACCGTGAACCCGGCCTGGAGGACCTGGCGCGGCTCCCGTACGCCGGGCAGGTCTTTCAGGAGACGTTGCGGCTGTATCCCCCCGCCCCGGTCGTGTCGCCGCGCCTGGTGCTTCAGGACACCGTCCTCGGCGGCTACGCCATTCCCGCCGGTTCCAGCCTGCTGATCAGCATCGCCAACATCCACCGCCATCCCGACTTCTGGGAGAACCCAGGCGACTTCGACCCGGACCGCTGGGCCCCCGGACGCGCCGCGAAGCGTCACCGCCTGGCCTACCTGCCCTTTGGGGCGGGGCCGCGCCTGTGCATCGGCAACAACTTCGCGCTGATGGAAGGCCCGTTGCTGCTCGCCCTGACCGCCCGGCAGGCCGAATTCCGCCTCCAGCCCGGACAGGCGGTGATCCCCGAGCAGGCCGTCACCCTGCGGCCCCGGGGCGGCCTCCCCATGACCTTCCACCCGCGCCGCTGA
- the xth gene encoding exodeoxyribonuclease III yields the protein MKLATWNVNSLGVRLPQVLAWLEAHRPDVLALQETKMVDERFPVQALAELGYTAAYAGQKTYNGVAILARGPLEAVRVGIPGLEDEQRRVVAATLGGVRVICLYVPNGQAVGSEKYRYKLAWLDAARAWLEAELAAHERLVVMGDFNVAPEDRDVHDPRRWAGQVLVSAPERAAFRTLLDLGLRDAFRLFEQPGQVYSWWNYGALAFRRNWGLRIDHLLVSPALAAKCRACWVDRAPRAHERPSDHAPVVAEFGS from the coding sequence GTGAAGCTCGCCACCTGGAATGTCAATTCGCTGGGGGTCCGTCTGCCGCAGGTGCTGGCCTGGCTGGAGGCGCACCGGCCGGACGTGCTCGCCCTTCAGGAAACCAAGATGGTGGACGAGCGGTTTCCGGTGCAGGCCCTGGCCGAGCTGGGCTATACCGCTGCCTACGCCGGGCAGAAGACGTACAACGGGGTGGCGATCCTGGCACGGGGGCCGCTGGAGGCGGTGCGGGTGGGCATTCCGGGCCTGGAAGACGAGCAGCGGCGGGTGGTGGCGGCCACCCTGGGCGGCGTGCGCGTGATCTGCCTGTACGTTCCCAACGGGCAGGCGGTCGGCTCCGAGAAATACCGCTACAAGCTGGCGTGGCTGGACGCCGCCCGGGCCTGGCTGGAGGCCGAACTCGCGGCGCACGAGCGGCTGGTGGTGATGGGAGATTTCAACGTCGCCCCCGAGGACCGCGATGTTCACGACCCGCGCCGTTGGGCGGGCCAGGTCCTCGTGAGTGCGCCCGAGCGCGCCGCGTTCCGGACCCTGCTCGACCTCGGCCTGCGGGACGCCTTCCGGCTGTTCGAGCAGCCCGGGCAGGTCTACAGTTGGTGGAACTACGGGGCGCTGGCCTTCCGGCGGAACTGGGGCCTGCGGATCGACCATCTGCTGGTTTCCCCGGCGCTGGCGGCCAAATGCCGCGCCTGCTGGGTGGACCGGGCACCCCGCGCCCACGAGCGTCCCTCCGACCACGCGCCGGTCGTGGCCGAGTTCGGGAGCTGA
- a CDS encoding alkaline phosphatase family protein — MLLPLSLTAGGTVLSEGVPTLRPFSHLFVIVLENHSYSTVIGNSNLPTLNGLASQYGLATNFTGVTHPSLPNYVAMLMGSTFGSHSDDPGQRFAGDHLALQLERAGRSWRGYFQGLPELGWDGPYAGLYAKKHNPFMLAADIASNPQRSANVVPLDRLSDDLRAGKAPDFALIVPDVCHDMHGAPECPVKATLDRDGDAFVRTWTDKIMSSAAWQGNAAVVITFDEGNVEGKGGNDEATGGGRIATIVVTREGPRAAKSNAPYNHYALLRTFEDAWGLPPLREAAQAKPMTDLFVR; from the coding sequence ATGCTGCTGCCCCTGAGCCTCACGGCGGGCGGTACGGTCTTATCTGAGGGCGTGCCCACGCTGCGCCCGTTTTCGCACCTGTTCGTTATCGTGCTGGAAAATCACAGTTACAGCACGGTGATTGGCAATTCCAACCTGCCGACCCTGAATGGCCTGGCGAGTCAGTACGGGCTGGCCACCAACTTCACGGGCGTGACCCACCCCAGCCTGCCCAACTACGTCGCCATGCTGATGGGGAGCACGTTTGGCAGCCACAGCGACGATCCGGGCCAGCGTTTTGCCGGGGACCATCTGGCGCTGCAACTGGAGCGCGCGGGCAGAAGCTGGCGGGGCTACTTCCAGGGACTGCCGGAGCTGGGCTGGGACGGGCCTTACGCCGGGCTGTACGCCAAGAAGCACAACCCCTTCATGCTCGCGGCCGACATTGCCAGTAATCCCCAGCGGAGCGCCAACGTGGTGCCGCTCGACCGGCTCAGCGACGACCTGCGTGCGGGCAAGGCCCCGGACTTCGCGCTGATCGTGCCGGACGTGTGCCACGACATGCACGGCGCCCCCGAGTGCCCCGTAAAGGCCACTCTGGACCGGGACGGAGACGCATTTGTGCGGACCTGGACCGACAAGATCATGTCTTCGGCCGCCTGGCAGGGCAACGCCGCAGTGGTCATCACCTTCGACGAGGGGAATGTGGAAGGGAAGGGGGGCAACGACGAGGCGACCGGTGGCGGGCGGATCGCGACCATCGTGGTGACCCGCGAAGGGCCGCGGGCGGCGAAGTCGAACGCGCCGTACAACCACTACGCCCTGCTGCGGACCTTTGAGGACGCCTGGGGCCTGCCGCCCCTGCGCGAAGCGGCGCAGGCCAAGCCCATGACCGATCTGTTCGTGCGCTGA
- a CDS encoding phosphatase PAP2 family protein translates to MSTLLSHRRSVRPLALLRLFLGILLPLLIVGFIAEDVLEKQRFAFETPFLLALHRHASPSLDHLALLFTTLGGVSVIAPLSALLLLFLWLKKRSLALFWGLSVAGAAVLDLIMKLIFQRPRPELWPRLVQEQDYGFPSGHSMYSAAFVTALILFSWRTPYRWLVVVLGVLFSGLVGFSRLYLGVHYPTDVLAGWLSGLAWVLGVYSLLQPFKGRPSAGQPT, encoded by the coding sequence ATGAGCACCCTGCTGTCTCACCGCCGTTCGGTTCGCCCCCTTGCCCTGCTGCGCCTCTTCCTCGGTATCCTCCTCCCGTTGTTGATCGTCGGCTTCATCGCCGAAGACGTCCTCGAAAAGCAGCGCTTCGCCTTCGAAACCCCCTTCCTCCTCGCCCTCCACCGCCACGCCTCCCCCAGCCTCGACCACCTCGCCCTGCTGTTCACCACCCTCGGCGGCGTCAGCGTCATCGCCCCCCTCAGCGCCCTGCTCCTGCTGTTCCTATGGCTGAAAAAGCGTTCCCTGGCCCTCTTCTGGGGGTTGAGTGTGGCGGGTGCGGCCGTGCTGGACCTGATCATGAAGTTGATCTTTCAGCGACCCCGCCCGGAGTTGTGGCCGAGACTGGTGCAGGAACAGGACTACGGGTTTCCCAGTGGACACAGCATGTACAGCGCGGCCTTTGTGACGGCACTGATTCTGTTCAGCTGGCGGACCCCGTACCGCTGGTTGGTGGTGGTGCTGGGGGTGCTGTTCAGTGGGCTGGTGGGCTTCTCCAGACTTTATCTGGGGGTGCATTATCCGACGGATGTGCTGGCGGGGTGGCTGAGTGGGCTGGCCTGGGTGCTGGGCGTCTATAGCCTGCTTCAGCCCTTTAAGGGACGGCCTTCAGCAGGGCAGCCGACATGA
- a CDS encoding DedA family protein, translating to MFDLTQLLLSASYLGIFAIVFAETGLLLGFFLPGDSLLITAGILAQQGSLHLPGVMLAVALGAIIGNGVGYHIGRRYGPGVFSRQNSRFFRPEYVERTQAFFERYGGLALILARFVPVVRTVAPPMAGVGKMPFARFMVYNVVGGLLWAVSVPLLGYWLGSLIPHLDRYILLVVGIVLVLSLVPVGLELRKASRRQSGQ from the coding sequence ATGTTCGACCTGACCCAGCTCCTGCTCAGCGCCTCCTACCTGGGTATCTTTGCCATCGTCTTCGCGGAAACCGGGCTGCTGCTGGGCTTTTTCCTGCCGGGGGACAGTCTGCTGATTACGGCGGGCATCCTGGCGCAGCAGGGCAGCCTGCATCTGCCGGGCGTCATGCTGGCGGTGGCGCTGGGCGCGATCATCGGGAACGGCGTGGGGTACCACATCGGCCGCCGGTACGGTCCCGGGGTGTTCAGTCGCCAGAACAGCCGCTTTTTCCGTCCCGAATACGTCGAGCGGACCCAGGCGTTCTTCGAGCGATACGGCGGCCTGGCCCTGATCCTGGCCCGCTTCGTGCCGGTCGTGCGGACCGTCGCGCCGCCGATGGCGGGCGTGGGGAAGATGCCCTTCGCCCGCTTCATGGTCTACAACGTGGTCGGTGGGCTGCTCTGGGCCGTGTCGGTGCCGCTGCTCGGGTACTGGCTGGGCAGCCTGATCCCGCACCTCGACCGCTACATCCTGCTGGTGGTGGGCATCGTCCTCGTCCTGAGTCTGGTCCCCGTCGGCCTGGAACTGCGGAAAGCCTCCCGCCGCCAGTCGGGGCAGTGA